The DNA region ACTGTTACATCATGATCAGTTGCATATTTTGCCCGCCACATTCCATTGATGCCTGCATATAAAGCACCCAATGCAGAACGGCCCAGTACTTTTATATCATTTCTGATGACAGGCATGGTATAACCAGCATCATAAATTTCGATCACCGATTTTTTTGCTTCAGCGATCCGGCGTCCCTGGTTCATAGATATTTCATCCAGGCCTTTCCTGTAAATACCAATATCAAATGCTTCATGTGCTGAGGTAGCAACTTTCGCAGTTGCTATTGATAAGAAACGATTTTTAAGAGTTATTGTTTCCGGTTCATCTTCATGCATTTCATCTGCTGCACGTAAAATAAATTCTTTGGTGCCCGCACCTCCGGGTATTACACCAATGCCAACTTCTACCAAACCTGTATATGTTTCAGCAGCAGGAACTACTTTATCAGCATGCAAACTCATTTCACATGCACCACCTAATGCCAAACCATGCGGTGCTACCACAACAGGTATAGATGAATAACGAACCCGCATGATCGTATTCTGGAACATACGTATCGCCATATCAATTTCATCATAGTCTTGCTCGATCGCCAGCATAAATATCATTCCTACATTGGCACCGGCAGAAAAATTGGCGCCTTCATTTGCAATTACCAAACCTTTATGCCCTTTCTCAGCTTTATCTATAGCTGTTTGAATACCGGCCAACACATCACCACCGATGCTTCCCATTTTTGTAAACCATTGTAACCCGAGAACATCATCACCCAGGTTATACAACTTGCAGCTTGCATTTTTCCAAACCAGTTTATCAGTGTAATTGCTCATTACTATAAATGCATCGCCACCGGGTAATACCTTATAAGTTTTTGAAGCAGGATCATAGCAATATTTTTTTCCTGCCTCAACTTTATAAAATGATTTATTTCCAGCCGCGATCATTTCATCTACCCATGAGGCTACTTTATAGCCGGCAGCTTTCATTGCTTCAGTTGTTTTAGCTACTCCCAATACATCCCAGCTTTCAAATGCGCCGATCTCCCAGCCAAAGCCGGCCATCATTGCATCATCAACACGATAGAGTTCATCACTTATCTCAGGAATACGGTGAGAGATGTAGGAAAACAAACCATAATGAAACTGGCGATAGAATTCACCGGCTTTATCGGTCCCGGCATAAAGCATTTTTAATCTTGTATTTAAATCATCAATCGGTTTTGCGGCTTCTAATGTTGCAAACTTTGGTTTTACCCGCGGGCCATATTCCATTGTTTGCAAATTCAAAGTCAGAATTTCTTTTTCACCACCACTGCCTTTTGTCTTCTTAAAAAATCCCTGGCCTGTTTTATCGCCGAGCCAGTTATTAGTTACCATTTTATCTAACCATGCAGGAATAGTAAATGCTGCTTTTGCTTCGTCATTAGGACAATTATCTGCAACACCTTTTGCCACTTTTGCCAATGTATCAATGCCTACTACATCGGCAGTTCTGAACGTAGCAGACTTTGGTCTTCCGATGATTGGCCCTGTCAATGCATCTACTTCATCGATCGTTAATCCCATTTTATCAACCAAACCAAATAAGGACATGATACCATACACACCAATACGGTTAGCAATAAAAGCGGGAGTGTCTTTGCACAACACAGTTGTTTTGCCAAGGTATAAGTCGCCATAGTTCATCAGGAAATCGATGATCTCCGGATCGGTATAAGGAGTCGGAATAATTTCCAGTAATCTTAAATAACGGGGAGGGTTAAAAAAGTGGGTACCGCAGAAATGTTTTTTGAAATCATCGCTTCTGCCTTCCGCCATCATATGAATGGGAATACCTGAAGTGTTTGAAGTAATCAAAGTTCCGGGCTTTCTGCATTTTTCAACTTGCTCAAATACTTTTTGTTTAATATCCAATCTTTCCACAACAACCTCAATCACCCAATCACAATCAGCAATTTTTTTCATGTCATCATCAAAATTGCCTGTACTGATTTTCTTTACTATATTTTTATTATAAACAGGAGAGGGGTTGCTTTTTATTGCAGCCGTTAATGCATCATTCACTAATTTATTTCTTTCAGCAGGCTTTGTGCTTTCCGCG from Bacteroidota bacterium includes:
- a CDS encoding 3-hydroxyacyl-CoA dehydrogenase/enoyl-CoA hydratase family protein; protein product: MSRRTIKKVAVLGSGVMGSRIACHFAGIGLQVLLLDIVPKEAAESTKPAERNKLVNDALTAAIKSNPSPVYNKNIVKKISTGNFDDDMKKIADCDWVIEVVVERLDIKQKVFEQVEKCRKPGTLITSNTSGIPIHMMAEGRSDDFKKHFCGTHFFNPPRYLRLLEIIPTPYTDPEIIDFLMNYGDLYLGKTTVLCKDTPAFIANRIGVYGIMSLFGLVDKMGLTIDEVDALTGPIIGRPKSATFRTADVVGIDTLAKVAKGVADNCPNDEAKAAFTIPAWLDKMVTNNWLGDKTGQGFFKKTKGSGGEKEILTLNLQTMEYGPRVKPKFATLEAAKPIDDLNTRLKMLYAGTDKAGEFYRQFHYGLFSYISHRIPEISDELYRVDDAMMAGFGWEIGAFESWDVLGVAKTTEAMKAAGYKVASWVDEMIAAGNKSFYKVEAGKKYCYDPASKTYKVLPGGDAFIVMSNYTDKLVWKNASCKLYNLGDDVLGLQWFTKMGSIGGDVLAGIQTAIDKAEKGHKGLVIANEGANFSAGANVGMIFMLAIEQDYDEIDMAIRMFQNTIMRVRYSSIPVVVAPHGLALGGACEMSLHADKVVPAAETYTGLVEVGIGVIPGGAGTKEFILRAADEMHEDEPETITLKNRFLSIATAKVATSAHEAFDIGIYRKGLDEISMNQGRRIAEAKKSVIEIYDAGYTMPVIRNDIKVLGRSALGALYAGINGMWRAKYATDHDVTVAKKLAYVMCGGDLSEAQLVSEQYLLDLEREAFLSLCGEKKTLERIQSVLKSGKPVRN